Within the Streptomyces sp. YIM 121038 genome, the region CCCACGCCCCCGCACGGCGGGCGAGGCGGAGGTGCACGCGGTGGAGGAGGCGGTCCGCAGGATCCGGCTGCTCGACGACCGGCACGGCGCCGACGGCCTCTACCGGCGCGCCGCCGCCCCGCTGCGCACCGCCTACGCCCTGCTCGACGCGGGTACCGCACGCCCGGCCACGGCGGACCGGCTGTACACGGGCGCGGGCGAACTGGCCATCTCCGTGGGCTGGCTGGCGCACGACTCGGGCCGCTTCGACGACGCCCGCTCGCACTACGCGGAGGCGCTCGCGACGGCCCGGATGTCCGGGGACCCCGCCCTGGAGGCCCACGCCTTCTGCAACACGGCGTTCCTCGCGCGCGACGCCGGACGCCCGCGCGAGGCGGTGCGGGCGGCACAGGCCGCGGCGCGCGCCGCCCGGCAGGTCGCCTCGCCCCGGCTCCTGTCCCTGATCGCGCTGCGCGAGGCGGGCGGCTGGGCGGGCCTCGGCGACCGCGCGGGCTGCGAGCGGGCCCTGTCGCAGGCGCACGCCCTGTTCGACCGGGGCCCCGGCCCGCAGGACCCGGAGTGGATGACCTTCTACGGGCCCGCGGAGCTGGCGGGCCTGGAGGCCCAGTGCTGGTCGGCGCTCGGCCACTGGGAGCGCGCCTCGCGGCACGCGTACCGGGCGGCGGACGTGGCGGCGGCGCAGACGCCCGAGTTCACCCGGAACATCGCCCTGTACACCGCCGAGCTCGCCGACGACCTGGCCCGCGCGGGCCGCCCGGACGAGGCGGCGGCGGCGGGCCTGCGGGTGCTCGCGCTGCTCGACGAGGTCCAGTCGTCCCGCATCCAGGGGATGCTCGCCACCACCGCGCGCCTGCTGCTCCCGCACCGGCGCGCCTCAGGGGTGAACGGCTTCCTGGAGCACCACGCGTCCCGCGCGCGCGGGTGACGGCCCGCCCGCTCAGCCGGCCAGGTGCCCGGTCTCGTTCCAGGACTCGATCGCGGGCTCCCCGTACGCCCAGCCGAGGACCGACAGGGACGTCGGGTTGAGGCGGATGCGGGAGGCGAAGGAGATGTCGTTGCCGAGCCAGCGGGCGCCGATGGCGCGCAGGATGTGGCCGTGGGCGAAGACGAGCACGTCCCGGTCGGCGCCGCGGGCCCAGTCGATCACCTCGTCGGCGCGCGCGGAGACCTGCGCCAGCGTCTCGCCGTCCGGCACGCCGTCGCGCCAGATGAACCAGCCGGGCCGGATCGCCTGGATGTCGGCCGGGGTCAGGCCGTCGTACGCGCCGTAGTCGAACTCCATCAGGGCGTCCCACTCCGCGGCCCGGTCGCCGAACCCGGCGATCTCGCACGTCTCCCGCGCGCGGGACAGCGGGCTGGTGCGGACCTCGACACCGGGGAGGCCGTCGTAGGGCGCCCGGTGCAGCCGCTCGCCGAGCAGCTTGGCGCCGCGCCTGCCCTCGTCCAGGAGCGGGATGTCGGTCCTGCCGGTGTGCTTGCCGGACAGCGACCACTCGGTCTGTCCGTGCCGGGCCAGCAGGATGCGCGGTGCCATGAGGAGCCTTCCCAAGGAGATGCGAGGAGGAGCGGGGGGCAGCGGGCAGCAGTGAGGCGAACCGATATGTCAGAAATCGACTGGGACAAAAGCGGACAAGTGATTGTCCGCTCCCTCATGCGCCCTTCTGTTTCCTTCCATCATCACTCACGCGCGCGATGAGCAACCCGCGCGCCGATCTCTG harbors:
- a CDS encoding tetratricopeptide repeat protein; this encodes MASSSTASSTPPSRPNLAFRRLRGQRSPGEFAALVRRAAREIGERVSCDARYVGRVEAGEIRCPNYAYERVFLHMFPGRTLTDLGFAPRAAVRGRGARTDSDAPTAHGPGRVPAPGGLRHPEENHSDEESDVRRRAFMAGGTATVAAASLTALPLSGTAGAAAGAIPRPRTAGEAEVHAVEEAVRRIRLLDDRHGADGLYRRAAAPLRTAYALLDAGTARPATADRLYTGAGELAISVGWLAHDSGRFDDARSHYAEALATARMSGDPALEAHAFCNTAFLARDAGRPREAVRAAQAAARAARQVASPRLLSLIALREAGGWAGLGDRAGCERALSQAHALFDRGPGPQDPEWMTFYGPAELAGLEAQCWSALGHWERASRHAYRAADVAAAQTPEFTRNIALYTAELADDLARAGRPDEAAAAGLRVLALLDEVQSSRIQGMLATTARLLLPHRRASGVNGFLEHHASRARG
- a CDS encoding histidine phosphatase family protein; amino-acid sequence: MAPRILLARHGQTEWSLSGKHTGRTDIPLLDEGRRGAKLLGERLHRAPYDGLPGVEVRTSPLSRARETCEIAGFGDRAAEWDALMEFDYGAYDGLTPADIQAIRPGWFIWRDGVPDGETLAQVSARADEVIDWARGADRDVLVFAHGHILRAIGARWLGNDISFASRIRLNPTSLSVLGWAYGEPAIESWNETGHLAG